Proteins from one Burkholderiaceae bacterium DAT-1 genomic window:
- a CDS encoding GNAT family N-acetyltransferase, whose amino-acid sequence MNFQTASARNLSISTIESLARYRYRVFVQRLNWSLPNVQEGYEQDQFDLPDTIHIIARNHSDHIVGCGRLLPTTGRYLLESVFPQLLNGIEAPRHEKVWELSRFAAMDPMDQGAEGDIHMAERVLLQALRFCNEQAVTHLIAVSTTPVERLLQRAGVECLRFGPPEIIDGKPVLAFVIAVTARSIAALEQIEAAAIKRERPSRLQRSDGVRAMETLLELTQTRQAPIAALQA is encoded by the coding sequence ATGAACTTCCAGACCGCATCCGCTCGCAATTTATCCATTTCCACAATTGAATCACTTGCCCGCTATCGCTATCGAGTGTTTGTCCAGCGTCTAAACTGGAGCTTGCCCAATGTGCAGGAGGGATATGAACAGGATCAATTCGACTTACCCGACACCATTCATATCATCGCACGCAATCATTCAGATCACATTGTGGGCTGCGGACGACTTCTACCCACCACCGGGCGCTATCTGCTCGAGTCGGTATTCCCGCAGCTATTAAACGGAATTGAGGCGCCCCGTCACGAAAAGGTTTGGGAGCTTTCACGGTTTGCAGCGATGGATCCGATGGATCAAGGCGCAGAAGGTGACATTCATATGGCAGAGCGCGTACTCCTGCAGGCGCTTCGTTTTTGCAATGAGCAGGCCGTCACGCACTTGATCGCCGTGTCTACTACGCCAGTGGAACGTCTGCTACAGCGTGCAGGTGTCGAATGCCTGCGTTTTGGTCCGCCTGAAATCATTGACGGCAAACCTGTGCTGGCATTCGTGATTGCAGTCACCGCACGGTCGATTGCGGCACTTGAACAGATCGAGGCTGCGGCCATTAAGCGCGAACGTCCGTCCAGACTACAGCGTTCTGATGGGGTACGCGCCATGGAAACCTTGCTTGAGCTGACACAGACCAGACAGGCGCCAATAGCCGCATTGCAAGCATGA
- a CDS encoding DUF4902 domain-containing protein, translating to MNLHICIHPNELKHYTHTHLYSEMDELDPASCLPLGKIRGYTEWASNRRPCALSFSWDWDYDCRRLSIDARWETLRTNVRMVDHEGTHLNDWDTRRFIAHLMTELQWEHTISSVLGLTLMPSVTVTR from the coding sequence ATGAATTTGCATATTTGCATACATCCAAACGAGCTGAAGCACTACACCCATACCCATCTCTACTCGGAGATGGACGAGCTTGATCCCGCCTCTTGCCTGCCTCTCGGCAAAATCAGGGGGTATACCGAGTGGGCAAGCAACCGCCGTCCCTGCGCGCTCAGCTTTTCATGGGACTGGGATTACGACTGCCGACGGCTCAGTATTGATGCACGCTGGGAAACCCTGCGCACCAATGTACGCATGGTGGATCATGAGGGTACCCATCTGAACGACTGGGATACTCGGCGTTTCATCGCCCACCTGATGACCGAACTACAATGGGAACATACAATTTCCAGCGTGCTCGGACTGACACTGATGCCGTCAGTGACGGTGACCCGGTAG
- a CDS encoding autoinducer binding domain-containing protein, which translates to MALQNKYDGGIVNPRQLALLDQLANSADADSCFECIAVYAQELGFEYCTHGMRMPLPITRPRTSMYSNYPAAWLARYQERGYIDIDPTVAHGMRSSAPAIWNDAFFAAVPAFWEEAKSYGLNYGWAQSRRDPEGTYSLLVLARSQGELSESELYRLTPFMQWLVHAAHEAMKSAGGAEFTWSTDVRLTDREIDVLRWTAEGKTSAEIANILDIAERTVNFHINSAVAKLGACNRTSAAVRAAMLGLLW; encoded by the coding sequence ATGGCTCTACAAAATAAGTATGACGGAGGGATTGTGAACCCAAGGCAACTGGCGCTATTGGATCAATTGGCGAATTCTGCCGATGCGGATTCTTGTTTCGAGTGCATTGCTGTGTATGCTCAGGAATTGGGGTTTGAGTATTGCACGCATGGGATGCGTATGCCGCTGCCGATTACGCGGCCTCGCACCAGTATGTACAGTAATTACCCAGCAGCATGGCTGGCCCGCTATCAGGAGCGGGGCTATATCGACATCGACCCGACTGTTGCCCATGGCATGCGCAGTTCGGCACCCGCCATTTGGAATGATGCATTTTTTGCGGCTGTGCCCGCATTCTGGGAAGAAGCAAAATCCTACGGTTTGAATTACGGATGGGCGCAGTCCCGTCGTGATCCAGAGGGAACCTACAGTCTACTGGTGCTGGCGCGCAGTCAGGGCGAGTTAAGCGAATCCGAACTCTACCGGCTGACGCCGTTCATGCAATGGCTGGTTCATGCCGCGCATGAAGCCATGAAATCGGCTGGCGGTGCGGAGTTTACGTGGTCGACCGATGTCCGCTTAACAGATCGCGAAATTGACGTGCTGCGCTGGACCGCAGAGGGTAAGACGTCTGCCGAGATCGCCAATATTCTGGATATTGCCGAGCGCACCGTGAACTTTCATATCAATAGTGCGGTTGCAAAGCTGGGCGCTTGCAACCGCACCAGTGCGGCTGTGAGAGCCGCTATGCTCGGTTTATTATGGTAG
- a CDS encoding VOC family protein, producing the protein MIDHTGVVVSDFERSKMFYQQALAPIGYTMLMSFPAEVTGHTDVAGFGEPSKPDFWISKGTPNRPAIHVAFRVNTRAEVDAFHAAALAAGGTDNGAPGLRPHYHPDYYGAFVLDPDGHNIEAVCHAPV; encoded by the coding sequence ATGATTGATCACACCGGCGTTGTCGTCAGCGACTTCGAACGTAGCAAAATGTTCTATCAGCAGGCACTTGCACCCATTGGCTACACCATGCTGATGTCTTTCCCTGCCGAAGTGACCGGCCACACCGATGTGGCGGGCTTTGGCGAGCCGTCTAAACCTGATTTCTGGATCAGCAAAGGCACGCCGAATCGTCCCGCCATCCACGTTGCATTTCGCGTCAACACACGGGCCGAGGTCGACGCCTTTCATGCCGCAGCCCTTGCAGCTGGCGGCACCGACAATGGGGCACCCGGATTACGCCCGCATTATCATCCCGATTATTACGGTGCATTTGTACTCGACCCGGATGGACACAATATCGAAGCGGTATGTCACGCACCTGTTTAA
- a CDS encoding alpha/beta hydrolase: MRMLSELLSICLSLCGVAASAGESVPAYSLSRTEVRDIHSTLLKRDYQVFVSLPAGYESSTRRYPVVFVTDANYGFPLVRAMVARLHHESRNLSDLIVVGLSYAAGNTPEQSRNRDYTPTASGYETEPGETVWPHGGAEAYRQHIKQEIFPVISKYYRADMNSKTLIGHSFGGLFGAYVLVSDPEMFQQYLLSSPSLWYDKEWIFKRLHSMLDARHDLSARIYLGIGSFERPNPNPHKPDPRFNRDTDMVDEVKRFARTLRKARFPNLQILDEVIAGEDHLTVNPITYTHGLMWLLPGSKDRSSGTH, from the coding sequence ATGCGAATGTTGTCTGAATTGCTGAGTATCTGTCTGAGTCTGTGTGGCGTGGCCGCGAGTGCGGGCGAATCTGTGCCTGCGTATTCATTAAGCCGTACCGAAGTCCGCGACATCCATTCGACCTTGCTCAAGCGCGACTATCAAGTGTTCGTCAGTTTGCCAGCAGGATATGAATCGTCCACACGCCGTTATCCTGTCGTATTTGTCACGGATGCGAATTACGGCTTTCCCCTCGTGCGCGCGATGGTGGCGCGTCTGCATCACGAGTCGCGCAATCTGAGCGACTTGATTGTGGTGGGCTTGTCCTATGCAGCCGGTAACACGCCAGAACAAAGCCGGAACCGCGATTACACCCCCACTGCAAGCGGGTATGAAACCGAACCGGGAGAAACTGTCTGGCCGCACGGTGGAGCAGAGGCCTATCGCCAGCATATCAAGCAGGAGATATTTCCCGTGATCAGCAAGTATTACCGGGCTGATATGAACAGCAAAACCTTGATCGGGCATTCATTTGGCGGTTTGTTCGGTGCCTATGTATTGGTGTCTGACCCCGAAATGTTCCAGCAATACCTGCTGAGCAGCCCGTCACTGTGGTACGACAAGGAGTGGATATTCAAACGGCTTCATTCGATGCTGGATGCTAGACATGATTTGAGTGCAAGAATCTATCTGGGTATCGGATCGTTTGAGCGCCCCAACCCGAATCCCCACAAACCAGACCCGCGCTTTAATCGTGATACGGACATGGTGGACGAAGTGAAGCGTTTTGCACGCACACTGCGCAAGGCACGATTCCCGAATCTTCAGATTTTGGACGAGGTGATCGCAGGCGAAGATCACCTCACAGTCAATCCGATCACGTATACCCATGGCCTGATGTGGTTGCTGCCGGGCTCGAAAGATCGATCATCCGGCACGCATTAA
- a CDS encoding O-methyltransferase, translated as MPLSIWTAVDQYFSDQLHPSDPVLDRAQARADAAGLPAHQVAPNQGAFLQLMIKLTGATRILEIGTLGAYSTIWMARGLSAGGIIHTLEANPVHAAVARQNIADSGVSERIRLHEGKAADTLPSLVHEGPFDLVFIDADKPSNPIYLKWALELSRPGTLIIGDNVVRDGKVVDAASDDANVQGVRTYIDLIAADPRLEATALQTVGCKGYDGFVIARVLG; from the coding sequence ATGCCCCTCTCCATCTGGACCGCAGTCGACCAATACTTTAGCGATCAGCTTCATCCAAGCGATCCCGTTCTGGATCGCGCTCAGGCACGCGCAGATGCGGCCGGACTGCCGGCACATCAAGTTGCGCCGAATCAGGGTGCATTCTTGCAGCTCATGATCAAACTCACCGGCGCGACCCGCATTCTGGAGATCGGCACGCTGGGTGCTTACAGCACGATCTGGATGGCGCGCGGGTTATCTGCAGGCGGGATCATCCACACGCTGGAAGCGAACCCCGTTCACGCTGCTGTGGCACGCCAGAACATTGCCGACTCGGGTGTCAGCGAGCGCATTCGTCTGCATGAAGGAAAGGCGGCGGATACACTGCCCTCACTCGTCCATGAAGGCCCGTTTGACCTGGTTTTTATTGATGCCGACAAACCCTCAAATCCGATCTACCTCAAGTGGGCACTCGAATTGTCACGCCCCGGCACGCTCATCATTGGTGACAACGTGGTCCGCGATGGCAAGGTAGTAGATGCAGCCAGCGACGATGCAAATGTACAGGGTGTGCGTACCTATATTGACCTGATCGCAGCTGATCCACGACTGGAAGCGACGGCACTGCAGACAGTCGGATGCAAGGGATATGATGGGTTTGTCATAGCAAGGGTATTGGGGTGA
- a CDS encoding GNAT family N-acetyltransferase, translating to MTELLPLPDSPDSRDAIRHLYDNAPGYFRAVYGRAWSEEEVIDLFEACPPAVARTRKHVFGIYDAAKLVGVVDLLQGFPDDQTCYIGLLLLAESHQGKGLGTRVLTQICTQASHWQLSQLRLAVIETNLPALNFWRRAGFVRQDRKPIVGCIADALVMTRPLITKID from the coding sequence ATGACTGAGCTCTTACCGCTGCCCGATTCGCCAGATAGCCGCGATGCAATTCGGCATCTCTACGACAATGCACCGGGGTACTTCCGTGCAGTGTATGGCCGCGCGTGGTCGGAAGAGGAGGTCATTGATCTGTTCGAGGCCTGCCCGCCCGCCGTGGCGCGCACCCGCAAACATGTATTCGGAATATATGACGCTGCCAAACTGGTTGGCGTAGTCGACCTGCTACAGGGATTTCCGGACGATCAGACCTGCTACATCGGCCTGCTGTTACTGGCGGAATCGCATCAGGGCAAAGGTCTTGGCACCCGCGTGCTGACCCAGATCTGCACGCAGGCGTCCCATTGGCAACTGTCGCAATTACGACTGGCCGTGATCGAAACCAATCTGCCTGCGCTTAATTTCTGGCGCAGGGCAGGCTTTGTGAGGCAAGATCGCAAACCCATTGTCGGCTGCATCGCCGATGCGCTGGTGATGACGCGTCCGCTGATAACAAAAATCGATTGA
- a CDS encoding EVE domain-containing protein yields MKCWLAVASADHVSIGRAAGFMQVCHGKCKPLQRMRPGDLVVYYSPSQVMGVKDGLMQFTAIGQVREGIPYQADMGGGFHPFRRDVDWFPSVQAAIRPLLDRLSFSAGKPGWGYMLRFGLVEIAQSDMQVIAQAMAVEPDYAGSLWPDALSAAA; encoded by the coding sequence ATGAAGTGCTGGCTGGCAGTTGCATCTGCTGATCACGTCAGCATCGGGCGGGCTGCAGGCTTCATGCAAGTGTGCCATGGCAAATGCAAGCCCCTGCAGCGTATGCGGCCGGGAGATCTTGTCGTGTATTACTCGCCTAGCCAGGTCATGGGCGTGAAGGATGGGTTGATGCAATTCACTGCAATCGGTCAGGTCAGGGAAGGCATCCCCTATCAGGCGGATATGGGCGGTGGATTCCACCCGTTCCGCCGGGATGTCGACTGGTTTCCGTCTGTGCAAGCAGCCATTCGGCCTTTGCTGGATCGCCTGTCATTTTCAGCGGGCAAGCCCGGTTGGGGCTATATGCTGCGTTTCGGCCTGGTTGAAATCGCGCAATCCGATATGCAGGTCATTGCGCAGGCGATGGCGGTGGAGCCGGATTACGCCGGCTCGCTGTGGCCGGACGCTTTGAGTGCTGCGGCGTAG
- a CDS encoding VOC family protein → MQHPSYTLLYVDNPLSSADFYRGLLGIEPVECSPGFALFVLENGHKLGMWTVSHVEPAANQKGGGGELCFTVESDAEVDAQFARWTAAGLTMAQTPTQMDFGYTFVALDPDGHRLRVFAPGAM, encoded by the coding sequence ATGCAACATCCCAGCTATACCCTGCTGTACGTTGACAATCCCCTGTCCAGTGCCGACTTTTATCGCGGCCTATTGGGGATCGAGCCAGTAGAGTGCTCGCCCGGCTTTGCGCTCTTTGTGCTTGAAAATGGCCACAAGCTGGGGATGTGGACGGTCAGTCATGTGGAGCCTGCTGCGAACCAGAAGGGCGGCGGCGGGGAGTTGTGCTTCACGGTTGAATCGGATGCAGAAGTGGATGCACAGTTTGCACGCTGGACGGCAGCCGGACTGACTATGGCACAGACGCCTACCCAGATGGACTTTGGCTATACATTCGTGGCGCTAGACCCGGATGGGCATCGTCTGCGGGTGTTTGCGCCGGGGGCAATGTAA
- a CDS encoding YafY family transcriptional regulator: protein MSRAQRLLDLLQLLRRHRFPVTGAVLAESLGISLRTLYRDIAELQAQGASIDGEPGLGYVLRPGFMLPPLMFSQEELEALVLGVRWVAFKSEPGLGAAARNALAKIEAVLPEELRREVDQSGLLVGPPNAPMAGDIELPRIRLAIRLERVLTIAYRDAKGDASTRTIWPIALAFFDQVRVVVAWCELRQSFRHFRTDRIESLQLSDSRYPKRRLMLLKAWRELEGIGDFATR, encoded by the coding sequence ATGTCCCGCGCCCAGCGTCTGCTTGATCTCCTTCAACTATTGCGTCGCCACCGCTTCCCGGTGACGGGGGCAGTGCTTGCCGAGTCACTCGGTATCAGCTTGCGTACCCTGTATCGCGATATCGCCGAACTTCAGGCGCAAGGTGCCAGTATTGATGGTGAGCCGGGGCTGGGCTATGTACTGCGCCCGGGCTTTATGCTGCCGCCCCTGATGTTTTCGCAGGAAGAGCTCGAAGCACTTGTGCTGGGCGTACGCTGGGTAGCCTTCAAGAGCGAGCCCGGCCTGGGCGCCGCTGCGCGCAATGCGCTGGCGAAAATCGAGGCAGTGCTCCCGGAAGAATTGCGACGCGAAGTCGATCAATCCGGCTTGCTGGTCGGCCCGCCAAATGCACCTATGGCTGGCGATATCGAGCTGCCGCGCATACGTCTGGCGATTCGACTAGAACGTGTGCTCACCATTGCCTATCGGGATGCAAAGGGTGATGCTTCCACGCGTACCATCTGGCCAATCGCGCTCGCTTTCTTCGATCAAGTCCGGGTGGTGGTCGCCTGGTGCGAGCTGCGACAGTCATTCCGGCATTTTCGTACCGATCGCATTGAGTCCCTTCAGTTGTCCGATTCTCGTTATCCCAAACGCCGCCTCATGCTGCTCAAGGCATGGCGCGAACTGGAGGGGATCGGCGATTTCGCTACGAGGTAG